A section of the Eublepharis macularius isolate TG4126 chromosome 1, MPM_Emac_v1.0, whole genome shotgun sequence genome encodes:
- the LOC129337072 gene encoding loricrin-like, translating into MAQQRQTGSCCCCGGRGCSCCSGGGSGRGGSCCSGSSGGVLQIQGGSSGCCGGGGCCGSRQRVIVVQGGQGASCCAGGGVAGLQQIQGPGFYGGGSGGAVCCSSGSRGAVCCSSGSGGAVCCGSGGSGGGAVCCSSGQSTQSVMVPMGVYGGQTSGCCVGVGSGFGGSGLYQQKAPIMGMGMGSTGGAACCASSGSGGGVPVVVGSGGAGGAACCASSGSSGGGVKVVGGGLSGGVPVVVGSGGAGGAACCASSGSSGGGVKVVGGGLSGGVPVVVGSGSGGGAACCASSGSSGGSAVCVGSGSGGVGGVKVVGSGGSLGGGLSSGLSSGGKTIVVSGDGDGGAVCCGTGGSSGGTIVVSSGSSSVAPVLGQTKQVCSLPPSFK; encoded by the coding sequence ATGGCTCAGCAAAGACAGACCGGAAGCTGCTGTTGTTGTGGAGGTAGAGGCTGCTCCTGCTGTAGTGGAGGAGGAAGTGGCAGAGGAGGCTCTTGCTGCAGTGGCTCTTCTGGTGGAGTCCTACAGATCCAAGGGGGTTcctcaggctgctgtggaggaggaggctgctgTGGATCCAGACAACGGGTCATCGTAGTCCAAGGAGGCCAAGGAGCATCCTGCTGTGCCGGCGGTGGTGTTGCTGGGCTTCAACAGATTCAAGGACCTGGCTTctatggtggtggcagtggcggcgcaGTGTGCTGCAGTAGTGGCAGCAGAGGCGCAGTGTGCTGCAGTAGTGGCAGTGGAGGTGCAGTGTgctgtggcagcggtggcagtggtggtggcgccGTCTGCTGTAGCAGCGGACAATCAACCCAGTCCGTCATGGTTCCAATGGGTGTTTATGGCGGACAGACCTCTGGATGCTGCGTTGGGGTCGGGTCTGGTTTTGGTGGTAGTGGTCTGTACCAGCAAAAAGCTCCCatcatgggcatgggcatgggcagcACTGGAGGAGCTGCCTGTTGTGCTTCATCAGGGTCCGGTGGTGGTGTCCCAGTTGTAGTTGGAAGTGGAGGTGCTGGGGGAGCTGCCTGTTGTGCTTCATCAGGGTCCAGCGGTGGTGGAGTTAAGGTTGTAGGTGGGGGGCTCAGTGGTGGTGTCCCAGTTGTAGTTGGAAGTGGAGGTGCTGGGGGAGCTGCCTGTTGTGCTTCATCAGGGTCCAGTGGTGGTGGAGTTAAGGTTGTAGGTGGGGGGCTCAGTGGTGGTGTCCCAGTTGTAGTTGGAAGTGGCAGTGGTGGGGGAGCTGCCTGTTGTGCTTCATCGGGGTCCAGTGGCGGAAGTGCTGTTTGTGTGGGCAGTGGAAGCGGAGGTGTAGGTGGAGTTAAGGTTGTAGGATCTGGGGGGAGTCTGGGAGGAGGCTTAAGCAGTGGATTAAGCTCTGGTGGGAAAACAATTGTTGTATCAGGTGATGGAGACGGTGGTGCAGTGTGCTGTGGTACAGGGGGCTCTAGCGGGGGAACCATCGTTGTTTCCAGTGGTAGTTCTTCTGTTGCACCTGTGTTAGGGCAAACCAAGCAGGTTTGCTCCTTGCCACCAAGCTTCAAGTAA